One Perognathus longimembris pacificus isolate PPM17 chromosome 2, ASM2315922v1, whole genome shotgun sequence DNA segment encodes these proteins:
- the LOC125347312 gene encoding LOW QUALITY PROTEIN: GTPase IMAP family member 7-like (The sequence of the model RefSeq protein was modified relative to this genomic sequence to represent the inferred CDS: inserted 1 base in 1 codon): MAEPDDRSLRIVLVGRTGSGKSATANTILGEERFDSRIAAHAVTETCQRASRKWKGRDLVVIDTPGLFDSKKSLRTNDVELSRAVLYSCPGPHAIVLVLRLGRFTEEEWEAVALVKAVFGEAVLKHMIVLFTCKEELEGSSLRDFIAAVDVDLRRALQERGGRSCAFSNRADEAEKEQQVQELGGLIDEAVQSSGRPYFSDAVYTDAEKRLQETAEFLRQYYGDQLEEDLSTEKETYAQMCEESMQEKEAKVQSARKKYKEKXKNIREEAEKNIFSQIVERIKGILLSLYHYLWP, encoded by the exons ATGGCTGAGCCCGACGACCGCTCTCTGCGGATCGTTCTGGTTGGGAGAACTGGAAGTGGGAAGAGCGCCACCGCCAACACCATTCTTGGGGAGGAAAGATTTGATTCTAGAATAGCTGCCCACGCCGTCACTGAGACCTGCCAGCGGGCGTCCAGGAAATGGAAGGGGAGGGACCTCGTGGTGATTGACACCCCGGGGCTCTTTGACAGCAAGAAGAGTCTGCGGACCAACGACGTGGAATTGAGCCGGGCTGTCCTGTACTCGTGCCCGGGGCCTCACGCCATCGTCCTGGTGCTGAGGCTGGGCCGATTCACAGAGGAAGAGTGGGAGGCCGTTGCTCTGGTCAAGGCTGTCTTTGGGGAGGCTGTCCTGAAGCACATGATCGTTCTGTTCACCTGCAAAGAAGAGCTGGAGGGCTCGAGCCTACGCGACTTCATCGCAGCGGTGGATGTGGACCTACGGCGTGCCCTTCAGGAGCGTGGGGGCCGCTCCTGCGCCTTCAGCAACAGAGCAGACGAGGCCGAGAAGGAGCAGCAGGTGCAGGAGCTGGGGGGGCTGATCGATGAAGCGGTGCAGAGCAGCGGAAGGCCTTACTTTTCTGACGCCGTCTACACAGACGCGGAGAAAAGGCTGCAAGAAACGGCCGAGTTCTTGAGGCAATATTACGGGGATCAATTAGAGGAGGATCTCAGCACAGAGAAGGAGACCTACGCTCAGATGTGCGAGGAGAGTATGCAGGAAAAGGAAGCCAAAGTGCAATCAGCTAGGAAAAAATATaaggaga ataagaatatCAGGGAAGAAGCAGAGAAGAATATATTTAGCCAGATTGTTGAGAGAATTAAGGGAATACTTTTAAGTCTATACCATTATCTCTGGCCCTAA